Proteins from a single region of Shinella zoogloeoides:
- a CDS encoding quinone-dependent dihydroorotate dehydrogenase gives MSFLSSLGRKGLFLFDPETAHGLSIAALKAGVVPACPAKADPRLAQTVAGIAFPNPLGMAAGYDKNAEVPEALLRLGFGFTEIGTVTPRPQDGNPKPRIFRLTEDDAVINRLGFNNAGHAAALERLRACRRDALIGVNIGANKDSEDRIADYVAGIRTFYDVARYFTANISSPNTPGLRDLQAKESLHALLTAVLAARTEEQARSGRPVPVFLKIAPDLTEEGLDDIAEVALAHPLDGLIVSNTTLSREGLRDTRHAGEAGGLSGKPLFEKSTAVLAKMRRRVGDDLPIIGVGGVSSAETAAEKIRAGANLVQLYSCMVYAGPTLPGEIVNGLSRLCDREQIPSISALRGTRTAHWADRTL, from the coding sequence ATGTCGTTTCTTTCGAGCCTTGGCCGCAAGGGCCTCTTCCTCTTCGATCCGGAAACCGCCCACGGCCTTTCCATCGCCGCGCTGAAGGCCGGCGTCGTGCCCGCCTGCCCGGCCAAGGCCGATCCGCGCCTTGCCCAGACGGTCGCCGGCATCGCCTTTCCCAATCCGCTCGGCATGGCCGCCGGCTACGACAAGAATGCCGAGGTGCCTGAAGCGCTGCTGCGCCTCGGCTTCGGCTTCACGGAGATCGGCACCGTCACCCCGCGCCCGCAGGACGGCAATCCCAAGCCGCGCATCTTCCGCCTGACGGAAGACGATGCCGTCATCAACCGCCTCGGCTTCAACAATGCCGGCCATGCGGCTGCGCTGGAGCGCCTGAGGGCCTGCCGGCGCGATGCGCTGATCGGCGTCAATATCGGCGCCAACAAGGACAGTGAGGATCGCATCGCCGACTATGTGGCGGGCATCCGCACCTTCTACGATGTCGCGCGCTACTTCACCGCCAATATCTCCTCGCCCAACACGCCGGGCCTGCGCGACCTGCAGGCCAAGGAAAGCCTGCACGCGCTGCTCACCGCCGTGCTCGCCGCCCGCACCGAGGAACAGGCCCGCAGCGGCCGGCCGGTGCCCGTCTTCCTGAAGATCGCGCCCGATCTCACCGAAGAGGGCCTCGACGATATCGCCGAAGTGGCCCTCGCACATCCGCTCGACGGCCTCATCGTCTCCAACACGACGCTTTCGCGCGAGGGCCTGCGCGACACCCGCCATGCTGGTGAAGCGGGCGGCCTCTCCGGCAAGCCGCTCTTCGAAAAATCGACCGCCGTGCTTGCCAAGATGCGCCGGCGCGTCGGCGACGACCTGCCGATCATCGGCGTCGGCGGCGTTTCCTCGGCGGAGACGGCGGCGGAGAAAATCCGCGCCGGGGCCAACCTCGTGCAGCTCTATTCCTGCATGGTCTATGCCGGCCCGACGCTGCCGGGCGAGATCGTCAACGGCCTCTCGCGGCTTTGCGATCGCGAGCAGATCCCCTCGATTTCCGCGCTGCGCGGCACCCGCACCGCCCATTGGGCGGACCGGACCCTCTGA
- a CDS encoding DUF2934 domain-containing protein, with amino-acid sequence MDDRNEKIRKRAHEIWEEEGRPEGREYSHWLRARAEIDAEDGERPERPETGPLDLLGLRPLRRAQPA; translated from the coding sequence ATGGACGATCGCAACGAGAAAATCCGCAAAAGGGCCCACGAAATCTGGGAAGAGGAAGGCCGTCCGGAAGGCCGCGAATATTCGCACTGGCTGCGCGCGAGGGCCGAAATCGACGCGGAGGATGGTGAAAGGCCGGAGCGGCCGGAGACAGGCCCACTCGATCTTCTCGGTCTCAGGCCTCTGCGTCGCGCCCAGCCGGCCTGA
- a CDS encoding CAP domain-containing protein → MTSSRRAFLTASAAALAALAAGCSTTRPPAPSAGTGSDQTAASLGLVNKLRAGRGLPALSIDPAAQHAAMDQASRMAAAGKMEHNIGLGANFGKRMKGMDVVLPAAENIAAGQDSAAEAFDAWYRSPKHLANMLGNYRGLGVAVVSNPASGGRRYWAMVLSG, encoded by the coding sequence ATGACCTCTTCCCGCCGCGCCTTTCTCACCGCCTCCGCGGCGGCCCTCGCCGCGCTTGCCGCCGGCTGCTCCACCACGCGCCCGCCGGCCCCTTCGGCAGGAACCGGCAGCGACCAGACGGCCGCTTCGCTTGGCCTCGTCAACAAGCTGAGGGCCGGGCGCGGGCTGCCGGCGCTCTCGATCGACCCGGCCGCGCAACACGCGGCGATGGATCAGGCAAGCCGCATGGCGGCGGCCGGCAAGATGGAGCACAATATCGGCCTCGGCGCGAATTTCGGCAAACGCATGAAGGGCATGGATGTCGTCCTGCCGGCGGCGGAGAATATCGCGGCCGGACAGGACAGCGCGGCGGAAGCCTTCGACGCCTGGTATCGTTCGCCCAAGCACCTCGCCAACATGCTGGGCAACTATCGCGGTCTCGGCGTTGCGGTCGTCTCCAACCCGGCCTCGGGCGGCCGGCGTTACTGGGCGATGGTGCTTTCGGGCTGA
- a CDS encoding FAD-dependent oxidoreductase — MSAYKNFSIETDADGIALVTWDMPEKSMNVFTVEVMDELDAIIDQIVADAAVKGVVITSGKSSFSGGADLSMIKASFDLLKDAEATDPATAVQKLFDATGRMTWLFRKLETCGKPWVSAINGTCMGGAFEMSLACHGRVASNAKSVKIALPEVKVGIFPGAGGTQRVPRLANAQDALQMMTTGSSLTGARAKAMNLVHQVVEPDQLIPAAKQMIKDGLKPVQPWDEKGFKAPGGGIWTPASAQLWPAAPAILRRETAGNYPGALAILKCVYEGLQVPFETGLKIEQRYFTYILQTTEAFSMIRSLFISMQELGKGARRPAGVPKAEFKKVAVVGAGFMGASIAYVTAAAGIPVVLIDRDQEAADKGKAHSEGLVTGAIGKGRMSKEDGEKLLSLITPTPDYANLADADLVIEAVFEDRNVKKEVTEKIEAVLREDAIFASNTSTLPITGLAKNSKRPNQFIGIHFFSPVDKMMLVEVILGKETGDKALATALDYVAAIKKTPIVVNDTRGFYVNRCVFRYMAEAYDMLIEGVPAAMIENAAKMAGMPVGPLSLNDEVAVDLSYKIFKASIADLGAESVDPRHMELVTKLVEGEGRLGRKAGKGFYDYPPKPAKKKLWPGLKDLYPQQKPDDVDIKVIKERLLVTIALEAARTMEEGIVTDPREADVGSILGFGFAPYTGGTLSYIDGMGVKNFVALCEKLAASYGSHFQPTLLLKDMAAKGETFYGRFAPDAKKAA; from the coding sequence ATGAGCGCATACAAGAACTTTTCCATCGAGACCGACGCCGACGGCATTGCGCTGGTCACCTGGGACATGCCTGAAAAGTCGATGAACGTCTTCACCGTCGAGGTGATGGACGAACTCGACGCGATCATCGACCAGATCGTCGCCGACGCCGCCGTCAAGGGCGTGGTCATCACGTCCGGTAAGTCCTCCTTCTCGGGCGGCGCGGACCTCTCGATGATCAAGGCGAGCTTCGATCTCCTGAAGGACGCCGAGGCGACCGATCCGGCGACCGCCGTGCAGAAGCTGTTCGACGCCACGGGCCGCATGACTTGGCTGTTCCGGAAGCTCGAAACCTGCGGCAAGCCGTGGGTCTCGGCCATCAACGGCACCTGCATGGGCGGCGCTTTCGAAATGTCGCTGGCCTGCCATGGCCGCGTCGCTTCCAACGCCAAGTCGGTCAAGATCGCGCTGCCTGAAGTCAAGGTCGGCATCTTCCCCGGCGCCGGCGGCACCCAGCGCGTGCCGCGCCTTGCCAACGCGCAGGACGCCCTGCAGATGATGACGACGGGCTCCTCGCTGACGGGCGCGCGCGCCAAGGCGATGAACCTCGTGCATCAGGTCGTCGAGCCCGACCAGCTCATCCCCGCCGCAAAGCAGATGATCAAGGACGGCCTCAAGCCCGTACAGCCCTGGGACGAGAAGGGCTTCAAGGCTCCCGGCGGCGGCATCTGGACGCCGGCTTCCGCCCAGCTCTGGCCGGCCGCTCCTGCGATCCTGCGCCGCGAGACCGCGGGCAACTATCCGGGCGCGCTTGCCATTCTGAAGTGCGTCTATGAAGGCCTGCAGGTTCCCTTCGAAACGGGCCTGAAGATCGAGCAGCGCTACTTCACCTACATCCTCCAGACGACCGAAGCCTTCTCGATGATCCGGTCGCTGTTCATCTCCATGCAGGAACTCGGCAAGGGCGCGCGCCGCCCGGCCGGCGTGCCGAAGGCGGAGTTCAAGAAGGTCGCCGTCGTTGGCGCCGGCTTCATGGGTGCTTCCATCGCCTATGTCACCGCTGCCGCCGGCATTCCGGTCGTGCTGATCGACCGCGACCAGGAGGCTGCCGACAAGGGCAAGGCGCATTCCGAAGGCCTCGTCACCGGCGCCATCGGCAAGGGCCGCATGTCGAAGGAAGACGGCGAGAAGCTGCTTTCCCTCATCACCCCGACGCCGGACTATGCGAACCTCGCCGATGCCGACCTCGTCATCGAGGCCGTCTTCGAGGACCGCAACGTCAAGAAGGAAGTCACCGAAAAGATCGAGGCCGTGCTGCGCGAAGACGCTATCTTCGCCTCCAACACCTCGACCCTGCCGATCACCGGCCTTGCCAAGAATTCCAAGCGCCCGAACCAGTTCATCGGCATCCACTTCTTCTCGCCGGTCGACAAGATGATGCTGGTGGAAGTGATCCTCGGTAAGGAGACGGGCGACAAGGCGCTCGCCACCGCGCTCGATTACGTTGCGGCCATCAAGAAGACGCCGATCGTCGTCAACGACACGCGCGGCTTCTACGTCAACCGCTGCGTCTTCCGTTACATGGCCGAAGCCTATGACATGCTGATCGAAGGCGTGCCGGCGGCGATGATCGAGAATGCCGCCAAGATGGCCGGCATGCCGGTCGGCCCGCTGTCGCTGAACGATGAAGTCGCCGTCGATCTGTCCTACAAGATCTTCAAGGCCTCCATCGCCGATCTCGGCGCCGAATCCGTCGATCCGCGCCACATGGAGCTGGTCACGAAGCTGGTGGAAGGCGAAGGCCGTCTCGGCCGCAAGGCCGGCAAGGGCTTCTACGACTATCCGCCGAAGCCGGCGAAGAAGAAGCTGTGGCCGGGCCTGAAGGACCTCTATCCGCAGCAGAAGCCCGACGACGTCGATATCAAGGTGATCAAGGAGCGCCTGCTCGTCACCATCGCGCTGGAAGCGGCCCGCACCATGGAAGAGGGCATCGTTACCGATCCGCGCGAGGCCGATGTCGGCTCCATCCTCGGCTTCGGTTTTGCGCCCTATACCGGCGGCACGCTCTCCTACATCGACGGCATGGGCGTGAAGAATTTCGTCGCGCTCTGCGAGAAGCTCGCCGCCAGCTACGGCAGCCACTTCCAGCCGACGCTGCTGCTGAAGGACATGGCCGCCAAGGGCGAAACCTTCTACGGCCGCTTCGCGCCGGACGCCAAGAAGGCGGCCTGA
- a CDS encoding DUF6460 domain-containing protein: MSNGVNGFLGDTPLRVLIKLLILSVAVGFLMSIFGLYPDDILFAVRDFVIDLWNKGFKTLGKLGDYLLLGAVIVVPVFVLIRLLSYRR; encoded by the coding sequence ATGTCGAACGGCGTGAACGGCTTCCTCGGCGACACACCGCTGCGCGTGCTCATCAAGCTCCTGATCCTGTCGGTGGCTGTGGGCTTCCTGATGTCGATCTTCGGACTTTACCCGGATGACATCCTCTTCGCCGTGCGCGATTTCGTCATCGACCTGTGGAACAAGGGCTTCAAGACGCTGGGCAAGCTTGGCGACTATCTGCTGCTCGGCGCGGTCATCGTCGTTCCGGTCTTTGTCCTCATCCGTCTCCTGAGCTACCGCCGCTGA
- a CDS encoding response regulator, whose product MASALTIIIADDHPLFRGALKQALTGMAGNPDIVEAGDFEAARKAATDHPNADLLLLDLAMPGVSGLSGLISLRAEFQSLPVVIVSASDDPATIRRALDLGASGFISKSASIEDIREGIGSVLEGNIYTPGGYVRGPEQDSEVADLIARLRTLTPQQSRVLAMLAEGLLNKQIAYELGVSEATIKAHVSAILLKLNVDSRTQAVIQLGKIGAAQAAA is encoded by the coding sequence ATGGCATCGGCACTCACCATCATCATCGCGGATGATCACCCGCTCTTTCGCGGTGCGCTGAAACAGGCGCTGACCGGAATGGCGGGCAATCCCGATATCGTCGAGGCGGGCGATTTCGAGGCGGCGCGCAAGGCCGCCACGGATCATCCCAATGCCGATCTCCTGCTGCTCGACCTCGCCATGCCGGGTGTCAGCGGCCTTTCCGGCCTGATCTCGCTGCGTGCCGAATTCCAGAGCCTTCCCGTCGTCATCGTCTCGGCCAGCGACGACCCGGCCACCATCCGCCGCGCGCTCGACCTCGGCGCCTCCGGCTTCATCTCCAAATCTGCTTCCATCGAGGATATCCGCGAGGGCATCGGCTCGGTGCTGGAGGGCAATATCTATACGCCCGGCGGTTATGTGCGCGGGCCGGAGCAGGACAGCGAAGTGGCGGACCTCATCGCCCGGCTGCGCACGCTCACCCCGCAGCAATCGCGCGTGCTCGCCATGCTGGCCGAGGGCCTGCTGAACAAGCAGATCGCCTACGAACTCGGCGTCTCCGAGGCGACCATCAAGGCCCATGTCTCGGCGATCCTCCTCAAGCTCAATGTCGACAGCCGCACCCAGGCGGTCATCCAGCTCGGCAAGATCGGCGCGGCGCAGGCGGCGGCGTAA
- a CDS encoding MATE family efflux transporter, giving the protein MSAAAIPENDGSGAFEVTHRLVLSIAIPMTLGFLTTPLLGLTDTAVAGRLGSANALAGLAVGAVLFDLLLGSFNFLRASTTGLVAQAYGRGDRSEEQAVYWRSLTIALCVGLVISLLSPLLLSAGLFLMAPSPEVAEVTSTYFTIRVLSAPMALANYTLLGFVLGRGQGMTGLLLPAIINGINIALSIGLGLGLGWGVAGIAWGTFAGETVGTLAGLLIVVSRFERAHRPARAEIFARERMRALFSLNRDIMIRTFVLIGSFAIMTRIGSSMGPLVLAANAVLMNIFLVAGYYLDGLANAAEQLVGRALGANFRPAFDRAVKLTVIWSFGLGAATTMLLLLFGTDVIALLTTTESVRVEAAKYLPWAALTAISGALAFQMDGVFIGATWSSAMRNMMMAAFVGYIAALALFVPLLGNHGLWLSLNLFLAFRGIFFALRLPALAGRQFSGAGRS; this is encoded by the coding sequence ATGAGCGCAGCGGCGATACCTGAAAACGATGGATCCGGCGCCTTCGAGGTGACGCACCGGCTGGTGCTGTCCATCGCCATCCCCATGACGCTCGGCTTCCTGACGACGCCGCTGCTGGGCCTGACCGACACGGCGGTGGCCGGGCGGCTCGGCTCGGCCAATGCGCTGGCCGGGCTTGCCGTGGGCGCGGTGCTCTTCGATCTGCTGCTCGGCAGTTTCAATTTCCTGCGCGCCTCCACCACCGGCCTCGTGGCACAGGCTTACGGGCGCGGCGACCGGAGCGAGGAGCAGGCGGTCTACTGGCGCTCGCTCACGATCGCGCTTTGCGTGGGACTGGTGATTTCGCTGCTCTCGCCGCTGCTACTTTCCGCCGGGCTTTTCCTGATGGCCCCGTCGCCGGAGGTGGCGGAGGTCACCTCGACCTATTTCACGATCCGCGTGCTGTCCGCCCCCATGGCGCTCGCCAACTACACCCTGCTCGGCTTCGTGCTCGGGCGGGGACAGGGCATGACGGGGCTGCTGCTGCCGGCCATCATCAACGGCATCAACATCGCGCTGTCGATCGGTCTCGGCCTCGGGCTGGGCTGGGGCGTCGCCGGCATCGCCTGGGGCACCTTCGCCGGCGAGACGGTCGGCACGCTGGCCGGCCTCCTCATCGTCGTCTCGCGCTTCGAGCGCGCCCACCGGCCGGCGCGCGCGGAAATCTTCGCGCGCGAACGCATGCGGGCGCTGTTCTCGCTGAACCGCGACATCATGATCCGCACCTTCGTGCTGATCGGTTCCTTCGCCATCATGACGCGCATCGGCTCCTCGATGGGGCCGCTGGTGCTGGCGGCCAATGCGGTGCTGATGAACATCTTCCTCGTCGCCGGCTATTATCTCGACGGCCTCGCCAACGCCGCCGAACAGCTCGTCGGCCGGGCCCTGGGCGCCAATTTCCGCCCAGCCTTCGACCGAGCGGTGAAGCTGACCGTGATCTGGTCCTTCGGCCTCGGTGCGGCAACGACGATGCTCCTGCTCCTTTTCGGAACGGATGTGATCGCCCTGCTGACGACGACGGAGAGCGTGCGGGTCGAGGCGGCGAAATACCTGCCCTGGGCGGCGCTGACGGCGATCAGCGGGGCGCTCGCCTTCCAGATGGACGGCGTGTTCATCGGCGCGACCTGGTCTTCGGCCATGCGCAACATGATGATGGCGGCCTTCGTGGGCTATATCGCGGCACTTGCCCTCTTCGTGCCGCTCCTCGGCAATCACGGGCTTTGGCTCTCGCTGAATCTGTTCCTGGCGTTCCGGGGGATATTCTTCGCGCTGCGCCTGCCGGCGCTGGCGGGCCGGCAGTTTTCCGGGGCGGGCCGGAGCTGA
- a CDS encoding DUF952 domain-containing protein, whose amino-acid sequence MDIRRSLRQALPIDAAADGETGEMAKTIYKIVPASLWQNAKDAGIFKGAAIDLADGYIHFSTAAQAKETAARHFAGQSDLLLVAVDGDALGEKLLFEPSRGGDLFPHLYADLPLSAVLWEKPLPLGVDGAHQFPEMSL is encoded by the coding sequence GTGGACATTCGCCGTTCTTTGCGGCAAGCGCTACCGATAGACGCGGCAGCCGATGGAGAAACGGGCGAGATGGCCAAAACAATCTACAAGATCGTTCCGGCAAGTCTGTGGCAAAATGCGAAGGACGCCGGGATTTTCAAGGGTGCGGCCATCGATCTTGCAGACGGCTACATCCATTTTTCCACCGCGGCCCAGGCGAAGGAGACCGCCGCCCGCCATTTCGCCGGCCAGAGCGACCTTCTTCTCGTCGCCGTTGACGGCGATGCGCTCGGCGAAAAGCTTCTCTTCGAGCCCTCGCGCGGCGGCGATCTCTTCCCGCATCTTTATGCCGACCTGCCGCTTTCCGCCGTGCTTTGGGAAAAGCCCCTGCCGCTCGGCGTCGACGGCGCCCACCAGTTTCCGGAGATGTCCCTCTGA
- a CDS encoding PAS domain-containing hybrid sensor histidine kinase/response regulator, with product MPGSLIFALALAYLLLLFAVASYGDRKARRSGHTSKGRPLVYALSLAIYCTSWTYFGGVGLATTHGLEFIGIYIGPILMFTLGMPLIRRIVTLAKSERLTSIADFVAARYGKNPGIAAVVALISLIGYIPYIALQLKAVSSSVAAMVDTTGFGIAASGGLVDLPLVVTLFLACFATVFGTRHTDATEHQDGLILAISMESLVKLVAIASVGLYVVFFMFDGPGDLWRRAAENERVMQSLSYETPVARWILLIVLSAFAIVMLPRQFHVTVVENRTAGELRTAGFLFPLYLIAINLFVLPVAIGGVMTFNGQGDGDLYVLTLPFALDQPVLTLVAFIGGFSAATAMVIVASVALSIMVSNDIVIPVVLRRNLIGGVEQQEDLSRMLLRIRRLAIFFVLLLGYAYYRAATANAGLASMGLLAFAAAAQVAPALLGGLFWRSANARGAMAGMISGLVVWAYLLFLPSIGVADNAFVAETVLGFLFPGSTIFTGETADPLVNATLIAMMVNVGAYVIGSLTRNPTSLERLQAGTFIRSRPRLERAFRGRRTKVTVKDLKSTIAKYLGEERMQRSFHTYERQAGRWLEDNAPADAAIVHFSEQLLGSAIGSSSARLVLSLVLQRIDDTPTDTDWLLDQASEALQYNQDMLQTALGQMDQGIAVFDSEGNLTVWNRRFRQLLDLPEYVGQVGFPLADIVDILVERGDIREEDRATAVTRTMTYDEPFALVLSGGERIVEIRTNAMPEKGFVSTYTDITDRVASDRALKQVNETLEQRVAERTVELTRVNTELAEARAAAEEANIGKTRFFAAAGHDILQPLNAARLYSSSLVERLGETENREMIHNIDSSLESVEAILGAVLDISRLDTGAMKPRVQTVPLKDLLKRIETDFAPMARAKNLKFTVLPSSLAIRTDPNLLRRVVQNLVSNAIKYTNSGRVLVGVRRRGGQATIEVLDSGIGIPASKFRTVFKEFARLDEGARTAPGLGLGLSIVDRISRVLSHPVELQSTPGRGTSFKVRVPVDIAASRHVADKPAVVPASDEPLKGLRVLCIDNEPKILDGMRLLLSGWGCTVTLAESVAAVEALVLADPPAIDAVIADYHLDDGTGISAIGKLRAALGREVPALLVTADRTPDVRAEAERDNILVQNKPVRPASMRAWLTQFSALQREAAE from the coding sequence ATGCCGGGCTCGCTGATATTCGCCCTGGCGCTCGCCTATCTGCTGCTGCTCTTCGCGGTCGCAAGCTACGGCGACCGCAAGGCGCGGCGCTCCGGCCACACGTCGAAGGGCCGGCCGCTCGTCTACGCGCTGAGCCTTGCCATCTACTGCACCTCCTGGACCTATTTCGGCGGCGTCGGCCTTGCCACCACCCACGGGCTGGAATTCATCGGCATCTATATCGGCCCGATCCTGATGTTCACGCTCGGCATGCCGCTCATCCGCCGCATCGTGACGCTGGCGAAATCCGAACGCCTCACCTCCATCGCCGACTTCGTCGCCGCCCGCTATGGCAAGAATCCGGGCATCGCCGCCGTCGTCGCGCTCATTTCGCTGATCGGCTATATTCCCTATATCGCGCTACAACTGAAAGCCGTCTCCAGCTCCGTCGCCGCCATGGTGGACACCACCGGCTTCGGCATCGCCGCCTCAGGCGGCCTCGTCGACCTGCCGCTGGTCGTGACGCTGTTCCTCGCCTGTTTCGCCACGGTCTTCGGCACGCGCCACACGGATGCGACCGAGCACCAGGACGGCCTGATCCTCGCCATCTCGATGGAATCGCTGGTCAAGCTGGTCGCCATCGCCTCGGTCGGCCTCTATGTCGTCTTCTTCATGTTCGACGGTCCGGGCGATCTCTGGCGGCGCGCGGCGGAGAACGAGCGCGTCATGCAGTCGCTGAGCTACGAGACGCCGGTCGCGCGCTGGATCCTGCTCATCGTGCTCTCCGCCTTCGCCATCGTCATGCTGCCGCGCCAGTTCCACGTCACGGTCGTGGAGAACCGCACGGCCGGCGAGCTGCGCACGGCGGGCTTCCTCTTCCCGCTCTATCTCATCGCCATCAACCTTTTCGTGCTGCCCGTCGCCATCGGCGGCGTGATGACCTTCAACGGCCAGGGCGACGGCGACCTCTACGTGCTGACCCTGCCCTTCGCGCTCGACCAGCCGGTCCTCACGCTCGTCGCCTTCATCGGTGGGTTCTCGGCCGCCACCGCCATGGTCATCGTCGCCTCGGTAGCGCTGTCCATCATGGTGTCGAACGATATCGTCATCCCGGTCGTGCTCAGGCGAAACCTCATCGGCGGCGTCGAGCAGCAGGAGGATCTGTCGCGCATGCTGCTGCGCATCCGGCGGCTCGCGATCTTCTTCGTGCTGCTGCTCGGCTATGCCTATTATCGCGCCGCGACCGCCAATGCGGGCCTCGCCTCCATGGGCCTGCTCGCCTTCGCGGCGGCCGCGCAGGTCGCGCCCGCCCTGCTCGGCGGCCTCTTCTGGCGCAGCGCCAATGCGCGCGGCGCGATGGCCGGCATGATTTCCGGCCTCGTCGTCTGGGCCTATCTGCTCTTCCTGCCGAGCATCGGCGTGGCGGACAACGCCTTCGTCGCCGAAACCGTGCTCGGCTTCCTCTTCCCCGGCTCCACCATCTTCACCGGCGAAACGGCCGATCCGCTGGTCAACGCGACGCTCATCGCCATGATGGTCAATGTCGGCGCCTATGTGATCGGCTCGCTCACCCGCAACCCGACCTCGCTGGAGCGCCTGCAGGCCGGCACCTTCATCCGTTCCCGGCCGCGCCTCGAGCGGGCCTTCCGCGGCCGGCGCACCAAGGTGACCGTCAAGGACCTCAAGTCCACCATCGCCAAATATCTCGGCGAGGAGCGCATGCAGCGCTCCTTCCACACCTATGAGCGGCAGGCAGGCCGCTGGCTGGAGGACAATGCACCGGCCGACGCCGCCATCGTGCATTTCTCCGAACAGCTCCTCGGCAGCGCCATCGGCTCCTCCTCCGCCCGCCTCGTGCTTTCCCTCGTGCTCCAGCGCATCGACGACACGCCGACGGATACGGACTGGCTGCTCGACCAGGCCAGCGAAGCCCTGCAATACAATCAGGACATGCTGCAGACCGCGCTCGGCCAGATGGACCAGGGCATCGCCGTCTTCGACAGCGAGGGCAACCTCACCGTCTGGAACCGCCGCTTCCGCCAGCTTCTCGACCTGCCGGAATATGTCGGCCAGGTCGGTTTTCCACTGGCCGATATCGTGGATATCCTCGTCGAGCGCGGCGACATACGGGAAGAGGATCGCGCCACGGCCGTCACCCGTACCATGACCTATGACGAACCTTTCGCGCTGGTGCTTTCCGGCGGCGAGCGCATCGTCGAAATCCGCACCAACGCCATGCCGGAAAAGGGCTTCGTCTCCACCTATACGGACATTACCGACCGAGTCGCCTCCGACCGCGCCCTCAAGCAGGTGAACGAGACGCTGGAACAGCGCGTCGCCGAACGCACCGTGGAACTGACCCGCGTCAATACCGAGCTTGCCGAGGCGCGCGCGGCCGCCGAAGAGGCCAATATCGGCAAGACGCGCTTCTTCGCCGCCGCCGGCCACGATATCCTCCAGCCGCTCAATGCCGCACGGCTCTATTCCTCCTCACTGGTCGAGCGGCTGGGCGAAACGGAGAACCGCGAGATGATCCACAATATCGATTCCTCGCTGGAATCGGTGGAAGCCATCCTCGGCGCGGTGCTGGATATCTCCCGTCTCGATACGGGCGCGATGAAGCCGCGCGTGCAGACCGTGCCGCTGAAGGACCTCCTGAAGCGCATCGAGACCGATTTTGCGCCGATGGCACGGGCGAAGAACCTGAAATTCACCGTGCTCCCCTCCTCGCTCGCCATCCGCACCGACCCGAACCTCCTGCGCCGCGTCGTGCAGAACCTCGTGTCGAACGCAATCAAATATACGAATTCCGGCAGGGTGCTGGTGGGGGTGCGCCGCCGGGGCGGGCAAGCGACCATAGAGGTGCTCGATTCCGGCATCGGCATCCCCGCCTCGAAATTCCGTACCGTCTTCAAGGAATTCGCCCGGCTCGACGAGGGCGCGCGCACCGCGCCCGGCCTCGGGCTCGGCCTTTCCATCGTCGACCGCATCTCGCGCGTTCTCTCCCATCCCGTCGAGCTGCAATCGACGCCGGGGCGCGGCACCAGCTTCAAGGTGCGCGTGCCGGTCGATATCGCCGCCAGCCGCCACGTCGCCGACAAGCCCGCCGTGGTGCCGGCCAGCGACGAGCCGCTGAAGGGCTTGCGGGTGCTCTGCATCGACAACGAGCCGAAGATTCTCGACGGCATGCGGCTGCTGCTATCCGGCTGGGGCTGCACGGTGACGCTCGCGGAATCGGTCGCCGCCGTCGAGGCACTGGTCTTAGCCGATCCCCCCGCCATCGACGCCGTCATCGCCGACTACCACCTCGACGACGGCACCGGCATTTCCGCCATCGGCAAACTCCGCGCCGCCCTCGGCCGCGAGGTCCCCGCCCTCCTCGTCACCGCCGACCGCACACCGGATGTGCGCGCCGAGGCGGAGCGGGACAATATCCTCGTGCAGAACAAGCCTGTGCGCCCCGCCTCGATGCGGGCATGGCTGACGCAGTTTTCAGCGTTGCAGCGGGAAGCGGCGGAATAG
- a CDS encoding putative quinol monooxygenase — MGRSRQIVRIAELEIDPAQLDSYRSLLAEEIEASVRLEPGVLMLHAVSLDEAPEKIRLLELYADEAAYQAHLATPHFQKYKTLTASMVRSLRLLPVTPILLAAK; from the coding sequence ATGGGGCGAAGCCGGCAGATCGTCAGGATTGCGGAGCTGGAGATCGACCCCGCCCAATTGGACAGCTACAGGTCTCTGCTGGCCGAGGAGATCGAAGCTTCCGTCCGTCTCGAACCCGGCGTCCTCATGCTGCATGCTGTTTCTCTCGACGAAGCGCCGGAAAAAATCCGGCTGCTCGAACTGTATGCCGACGAGGCGGCCTATCAGGCGCATCTCGCCACGCCGCATTTTCAGAAGTACAAGACGCTGACGGCCTCCATGGTTCGCTCGCTTCGCCTTCTCCCGGTGACGCCGATCCTGCTGGCAGCGAAGTAG